In the genome of Sardina pilchardus chromosome 14, fSarPil1.1, whole genome shotgun sequence, one region contains:
- the ska1 gene encoding spindle and kinetochore-associated protein 1 has translation MHHCELEELTDHINSRISKVKNLMHLRAIGNDPEKQKIFRKIAEEVSGMTKLLDQFEKCVADERDSLKQLEELNELVEEDLQNAVHMAENIPSHMPVPTSAVNEVLPVQNENEPPSKDQAKKSRKQIKEMEFITVHEFDTIPPYMKGRVTYDVLNSAVRSINKTVTEKYKILQQPLRTLNNTSRKLYDRFKENETGETRGHFFVVEADLRELAQVTVDKRFLNLLSMLRHCQRLKEMRGGGLTRYQLL, from the exons ATGCACCACTGTGAGCTTGAGGAGCTAACGGATCACATCAACAGCAGAATCTCAAAGGTTAAAAACCTCATGCACTTACGAGCTATTG gaaatgATCCAGAGAAACAGAAGATTTTTCGTAAGATTGCAGAGGAGGTCAGTGGAATGACAAAGCTCTTGGATCAGTTTGAGAAGTGTGTCGCTGATGAGAGAGATTCACTAAAACAATTGGAG GAACTGAATGAGCTGGTTGAAGAGGATTTGCAGAATGCAGTTCACATGGCAGAGAACATCCCCAGTCACATGCCAGTTCCTACATCTGCTGTCAA CGAAGTGTTGCCTGTTCAAAATGAAAACGAGCCACCATCAAAGGATCAGGCCAAGAAGTCTCGCAAACAGATTAAGGAGATGGAATTCATAACTGTACACGAGTTTGACACGATACCACC GTACATGAAAGGTCGAGTGACATACGACGTGCTGAACTCTGCGGTGCGGAGCATTAACAAGACTGTGACCGAGAAGTACAAGATCCTCCAGCAGCCCCTGAGGACACTGAACAACACGTCACGCAAGCTCTACGATCGCTTCAAGGAGAATGAGACTGGGGAGACCAGAG GACATTTCTTCGTGGTGGAGGCAGACCTGCGTGAACTTGCCCAGGTGACGGTGGACAAGCGCTTCCTGAATCTGCTGAGCATGCTGCGCCACTGCCAGCGTCtcaaggagatgagaggaggcgGGCTGACCCGCTACCAGCTGCTCTGA